Within the Aspergillus luchuensis IFO 4308 DNA, chromosome 5, nearly complete sequence genome, the region AGCAGTCGCTGCTGAGGGTCCATTGATGCGGCCTCCGCAGGGGAGACCTTGAAGAAGGGAGCATCAAACGTTCGGATATCCTCTTGGAGAAAGTAGGCCTCGGGAGCAACCAGCATGCCAGGCCGGGCCTTGCCAGCTTGGTAGTAGGCGTCCGCGTTGAATCGGTCAGTAGGAGGCTTGGAGGCGACATCGCGCGGATTTTCCAGTAGTTCCCAGAGTCGAGAGGGCGAGGTGGCCGACCCAGGGAATCGGCAGCCTGTGCCGATGATAGCGATTGGCTCTGTTCGTGTCATCGGGAGTAACTGAAAAGTCGCTGTTCGAAAAAACAAGGGAGATATCCAAGAGAGTAATGGATGTCTTTAGGGATCTCAGAAGGGACTCGAAGCCTTTGGTGGGCTTGGGGTATATAAGGGCATAAGCTGGGGTGATGGTTTGCATGGTGAGAAGGTGACCCATGATCGAACGTGGTGACAAATATATTGCAATGCAAAAATACAACCCAGCAGTAGGTTTTGCATAGGATCATCTCTTCACCACGTATTTTGCCGTCTTCgctttgctttttgtttGGCTCGCCAGCGGGGTCTGATACCGACCCCTCATAAAACCCCACCCGGGGGCTATCTAATTGGAATCCCGAAGGAGTTCGCAATAACTTCTCGGTATATTGTCAGGATTACCCGGCGAAGACGCCACCGCATGCAGCTAGATGTCTGTGAATGCAGTGTGATTATGAGTGACGATGGTGTCAATCGATATGTGCTAAGGAGCGGGGACGGATGGGGTGTTGTTTGACGAACCCACAAAACCATGTGGAAGACGAACTATCATCGGCAGGATCGAGTGATCGACGGAGGGTCAAGCTTAGGCCACGTCAGCAGGGTAATCAAGCGTCTTCtcggttcttcttctgtttgtCGCCGACTTCGTATAAGATAGGAGCTGCTGCTCTGGTCATTGTACCTAATCAATAGTCTTCAATTGAACGACCGCCTACTGAACAATATACCGGACGAGCAAGCCGCTTCGAAAATCCAAGATGCCGGGCTGGGAATCCTACTCAGGCCTTACGCTCATCCCCTACGATTTTTATGTTCACTGGTTCAATGACAATTATGTGTGGCGATGCCCTTTGCCAGTTCTTAGTGCCTTCTTTGCAGCGAATACGGGACCTCGTCATATGGATATTGGTGTTGGTACTGGGCTCTTCCCTGCACATTATCGCGACCAGATGCGGCAGAGACACCAAGAGTGGCCTCAGAAATTGGCCTTGGTTGATATGAACCCTTCCTGCCTGCAAAAGGCTGCCGCGCGCATCGACTGTCCGAGCAAGACCGAATGTGTGCGGGCTAGTGTTCTGGAGCCATTCACCATCCCGGCTGGGCAAGGGACTCTCGGCGCATCACCCAAGTTTGACTCCATATCTTTGATGTACATGCTTCATTGTttgccaccaccaacagatCGCAAAGCAGCTGTGTTTGCGCACCTGAAGCACCACTTGACTCCGGAAGGGACTCTGTTTGGTGTCACTATCTTGGGCTATGGTACACAGCACAATCTGCTCGGGCGGCTGACCATGCGCTTCCTCAACTGGAGGGGAGATTTTGGAAATGCAGATGATAGGCCGGAGGTATTCGTCAAGGCCCTGGAAGAGGagttcgaggaggtcgagacTCATATTGTGGGAGTGGTGCTGCTGTTCCGGGCTCGCAAGCCGCGGTTAGCCTGAGCCACTTGTTAGATGTGTGACCCTGAAACGTCCAATGTAGTCTACTTCGAGGACGGTGATGTCATGGAGTCGAGCGAGCTGTGCCTACTCTCACAAATTGAATCTCCTTCAGAGGCCAAGACGTATGTCTGGTGCCTTAGTAATGCTGGACTATTTGTTTTCCTTGTCATATCCTACGGTCCCGATGCATTCCGGACTTGTGCGTTATTAGCAAATGAGTGTTAAAATAGTCCGAAGAATTCAGTGACTCCAGCATTGTGATATCATCTTTCAAAACAAACATGAGTAGAAAGTAAATGACCAGATCGTGTATACAGGATTCCAATGGCACAGGGAAAGAACGAAAGCCGGGGTTTCCAACCTTGGAAGACGCCTGAACTGTGAGGAGATGGACTAATCGGCTTGAGGAAGCGGGGCGCCGACCTTTCCTCAGCTTGCCGATCCTTCGGCCTCGTTTCTTTTGCAAGATCGTGACTTGAACTCGACAAATACCGGATGCAATGGATAAACCGGTTACGGAGTTATTAATCCCGACGCCGATGCTGACACGCAGGGCTAGTACATGCATAGATGTCCTCAATATGAGGGGGTGATAAGAAGGCCAGGCTTTGCTACCGTATTACTGCCACAATTCAGCAGAATACCTAGGTAATCGATCAACATGGAAGAGAACCCGTGCCAGATCCAGTCTGGACTGGGAACGAACgaaccatccactccattGATTCTTTTCCACGATGCAGGCGGCACTGTGTTTCCTTATTTCTGCCTGGGAAAGCTGCACCGGCCGCTTTACGGCATTGGAAACACTCATTTCGATCACGGAGGCAATTGGGACCATGGCATTCGTCAAATGGGAGTCGTCTATTCACACTTACTTCGGTCGGTCATCGGGTTCGGAGAAGTTATTCTGGGAGGTATGGTGAAATGTTAGCGCTAACGCGGAATCTCTGGTACTAACAATgaattgcttttttttgCACAAAGGATGGTCTCTCGGCGGCTGTGTTGCTTTAGAAGTTGCAGCTCGACTAATGAAACTTCCCCAGTACACGGTGCAGGGTGTCATCATGATCGACAGTGTCTTCCCAACTGCCAAGGTCACAGACCAGTATCCCCGCACGATCGCTGATGTCGCTGCCAGCTTCCATCTACCGGCCCGAATGTCCGATGCCCGGCGGGTACAAGCGCAGCAATGCATTCTGTACGCTCACCAGATGCAGCGTGACTGGCGACCGCCACAATTTTCGTCAGGTCTCCCTCCCGCAATACTCATACGCGCAGCCGATCCGGTACATCTTGACCCCGAAGCGGAGCCCCACTACATCGATCTCATCCGGGACTGGACGTAcctgggatgggaggagtaCGATACGAGCTTCATCAAAGCTTGCTTGGAAATCCCAGGCAACCATTTTACCATATTTGATGATCAACATGTCTGACTTCCTTTGGCATTTGTCATGACCttgctgatgatgctgcAGTGTCACCAAACAACGGCCAAAATCGGGGAAGCTTGCGCAATGTTGACCCGACCGCAGCAGCCAAATCCCGAATGATCGACAGTGCATCAATCTAGATGCAGTGATCCATCGAGAGCATAAGCACATCGAAGT harbors:
- a CDS encoding class I SAM-dependent methyltransferase (COG:Q;~EggNog:ENOG410PQMA;~InterPro:IPR029063;~PFAM:PF13489;~antiSMASH:Cluster_5.15), with product MPGWESYSGLTLIPYDFYVHWFNDNYVWRCPLPVLSAFFAANTGPRHMDIGVGTGLFPAHYRDQMRQRHQEWPQKLALVDMNPSCLQKAAARIDCPSKTECVRASVLEPFTIPAGQGTLGASPKFDSISLMYMLHCLPPPTDRKAAVFAHLKHHLTPEGTLFGVTILGYGTQHNLLGRLTMRFLNWRGDFGNADDRPEVFVKALEEEFEEVETHIVGVVLLFRARKPRLA
- a CDS encoding thioesterase domain-containing protein (COG:S;~EggNog:ENOG410PSXJ;~InterPro:IPR029058,IPR001031;~PFAM:PF12697,PF00975;~antiSMASH:Cluster_5.15;~go_function: GO:0016788 - hydrolase activity, acting on ester bonds [Evidence IEA];~go_process: GO:0009058 - biosynthetic process [Evidence IEA]), with translation MEENPCQIQSGLGTNEPSTPLILFHDAGGTVFPYFCLGKLHRPLYGIGNTHFDHGGNWDHGIRQMGVVYSHLLRSVIGFGEVILGGWSLGGCVALEVAARLMKLPQYTVQGVIMIDSVFPTAKVTDQYPRTIADVAASFHLPARMSDARRVQAQQCILYAHQMQRDWRPPQFSSGLPPAILIRAADPVHLDPEAEPHYIDLIRDWTYLGWEEYDTSFIKACLEIPGNHFTIFDDQHV